The Salvelinus namaycush isolate Seneca chromosome 16, SaNama_1.0, whole genome shotgun sequence genome has a segment encoding these proteins:
- the LOC120060712 gene encoding G2/M phase-specific E3 ubiquitin-protein ligase-like isoform X2, whose translation MNISAILRTLWSRVDQDHCPIANMINVHRGNVLNSSLYAFQRKNFNAGAKMDVAFVDVESKAEGAVDQGGPSREYYRLLRDSAIFEGPEGAKWLSLDVHASHEGLYGTIGKMISVCVVHGGVGPHFSERLFAAVCGNPAPPLSLEEVSHTTLRAHLENIKKAEDLSEVKNKLEESVDWLSLLGLTRIVVKTMEDRDGVVELVAQQFVHGSMQVALEQLKYGLNSFGPLFVDSIKPPTARDLRDLFTVTYSIPCGNRRCLENDTICHWFNWLAEVQVVMVFEFATGATVVPPLGFEDTATIEFLHKARGRLAGQQKKTYPEANTCAVTLRLPLHSTYNTTFRCWIKTYFYDT comes from the exons ATGAACATAAGTGCCATTTTACGTACGCTCTGGAGCCGAGTGGACCAGGACCACTGCCCCATCGCCAACATGATAAATGTCCACAGGGGCAATGTCCTAAACAGTAGCCTGTATGCATTTCAACGCAAAAACTTTAATGCAGGGGCTAAGATGGACGTTGCCTTTGTGGACGTTGAGTCCAAGGCGGAGGGGGCAGTTGACCAAGGGGGTCCCTCCAGGGAGTATTACAGGCTCCTCAGGGACTCGGCCATCTTTGAGGGTCCGGAAGGAGCGAAATGGCTGTCCCTTGATGTTCATG CATCACATGAGGGCCTGTATGGAACCATTGGGAAaatgatcagtgtgtgtgtggtccatgGAGGGGTTGGGCCACACTTCTCTGAGCGACTCTTCGCAGCAGTGTGTGGGAATCCTGCACCTCCACTCAGTTTGGAGGAGGTGAGCCACACTACTCTGAGAGCACATTTGGAAAAT ATCAAAAAAGCAGAGGACCTATCAGAGGTGAAGAACAAATTGGAGGAATCGGTAGACTGGCTGAGCCTACTGGGGCTGACAAGGATTGTTGTCAAGACAATGGAGGACAGAGATGGTGTGGTTGAATTGGTGGCTCAACAATTTGTCCACGGGAGCATGCAGGTGGCCTTGGAGCA GTTAAAATATGGTCTCAACTCTTTTGGGCCACTTTTTGTGGACTCCATAAAGCCTCCCACTGCCAGGGATCTGCGGGACCTGTTTACAGTAACCTATTCCATACCTTGCGGCAACCGGCGGTGTTTGGAGAACGACACCATCTGCCACTGGTTCAACTGGCTGGCTGAGGTGCAAG TGGTGATGGTGTTTGAGTTTGCTACTGGGGCAACGGTGGTGCCACCCCTTGGGTTTGAGGACACCGCGACCATCGAATTCCTCCACAAAGCGCGAGGGCGTCTCGCTGGGCAGCAGAAGAAAACGTACCCAGAGGCAAACACGTGTGCTGTGACACTAAGGCTCCCTCTTCATAGCACCTACAATACCACATTTCGGTGTTggataaaaacatatttttacgaTACATAA
- the LOC120060712 gene encoding G2/M phase-specific E3 ubiquitin-protein ligase-like isoform X1, whose translation MNISAILRTLWSRVDQDHCPIANMINVHRGNVLNSSLYAFQRKNFNAGAKMDVAFVDVESKAEGAVDQGGPSREYYRLLRDSAIFEGPEGAKWLSLDVHASHEGLYGTIGKMISVCVVHGGVGPHFSERLFAAVCGNPAPPLSLEEVSHTTLRAHLENIKKAEDLSEVKNKLEESVDWLSLLGLTRIVVKTMEDRDGVVELVAQQFVHGSMQVALEQLKYGLNSFGPLFVDSIKPPTARDLRDLFTVTYSIPCGNRRCLENDTICHWFNWLAEVQECPPLTVVMVFEFATGATVVPPLGFEDTATIEFLHKARGRLAGQQKKTYPEANTCAVTLRLPLHSTYNTTFRCWIKTYFYDT comes from the exons ATGAACATAAGTGCCATTTTACGTACGCTCTGGAGCCGAGTGGACCAGGACCACTGCCCCATCGCCAACATGATAAATGTCCACAGGGGCAATGTCCTAAACAGTAGCCTGTATGCATTTCAACGCAAAAACTTTAATGCAGGGGCTAAGATGGACGTTGCCTTTGTGGACGTTGAGTCCAAGGCGGAGGGGGCAGTTGACCAAGGGGGTCCCTCCAGGGAGTATTACAGGCTCCTCAGGGACTCGGCCATCTTTGAGGGTCCGGAAGGAGCGAAATGGCTGTCCCTTGATGTTCATG CATCACATGAGGGCCTGTATGGAACCATTGGGAAaatgatcagtgtgtgtgtggtccatgGAGGGGTTGGGCCACACTTCTCTGAGCGACTCTTCGCAGCAGTGTGTGGGAATCCTGCACCTCCACTCAGTTTGGAGGAGGTGAGCCACACTACTCTGAGAGCACATTTGGAAAAT ATCAAAAAAGCAGAGGACCTATCAGAGGTGAAGAACAAATTGGAGGAATCGGTAGACTGGCTGAGCCTACTGGGGCTGACAAGGATTGTTGTCAAGACAATGGAGGACAGAGATGGTGTGGTTGAATTGGTGGCTCAACAATTTGTCCACGGGAGCATGCAGGTGGCCTTGGAGCA GTTAAAATATGGTCTCAACTCTTTTGGGCCACTTTTTGTGGACTCCATAAAGCCTCCCACTGCCAGGGATCTGCGGGACCTGTTTACAGTAACCTATTCCATACCTTGCGGCAACCGGCGGTGTTTGGAGAACGACACCATCTGCCACTGGTTCAACTGGCTGGCTGAGGTGCAAG AATGTCCTCCTCTAACAGTGGTGATGGTGTTTGAGTTTGCTACTGGGGCAACGGTGGTGCCACCCCTTGGGTTTGAGGACACCGCGACCATCGAATTCCTCCACAAAGCGCGAGGGCGTCTCGCTGGGCAGCAGAAGAAAACGTACCCAGAGGCAAACACGTGTGCTGTGACACTAAGGCTCCCTCTTCATAGCACCTACAATACCACATTTCGGTGTTggataaaaacatatttttacgaTACATAA
- the LOC120060712 gene encoding G2/M phase-specific E3 ubiquitin-protein ligase-like isoform X3 produces the protein MDVAFVDVESKAEGAVDQGGPSREYYRLLRDSAIFEGPEGAKWLSLDVHASHEGLYGTIGKMISVCVVHGGVGPHFSERLFAAVCGNPAPPLSLEEVSHTTLRAHLENIKKAEDLSEVKNKLEESVDWLSLLGLTRIVVKTMEDRDGVVELVAQQFVHGSMQVALEQLKYGLNSFGPLFVDSIKPPTARDLRDLFTVTYSIPCGNRRCLENDTICHWFNWLAEVQECPPLTVVMVFEFATGATVVPPLGFEDTATIEFLHKARGRLAGQQKKTYPEANTCAVTLRLPLHSTYNTTFRCWIKTYFYDT, from the exons ATGGACGTTGCCTTTGTGGACGTTGAGTCCAAGGCGGAGGGGGCAGTTGACCAAGGGGGTCCCTCCAGGGAGTATTACAGGCTCCTCAGGGACTCGGCCATCTTTGAGGGTCCGGAAGGAGCGAAATGGCTGTCCCTTGATGTTCATG CATCACATGAGGGCCTGTATGGAACCATTGGGAAaatgatcagtgtgtgtgtggtccatgGAGGGGTTGGGCCACACTTCTCTGAGCGACTCTTCGCAGCAGTGTGTGGGAATCCTGCACCTCCACTCAGTTTGGAGGAGGTGAGCCACACTACTCTGAGAGCACATTTGGAAAAT ATCAAAAAAGCAGAGGACCTATCAGAGGTGAAGAACAAATTGGAGGAATCGGTAGACTGGCTGAGCCTACTGGGGCTGACAAGGATTGTTGTCAAGACAATGGAGGACAGAGATGGTGTGGTTGAATTGGTGGCTCAACAATTTGTCCACGGGAGCATGCAGGTGGCCTTGGAGCA GTTAAAATATGGTCTCAACTCTTTTGGGCCACTTTTTGTGGACTCCATAAAGCCTCCCACTGCCAGGGATCTGCGGGACCTGTTTACAGTAACCTATTCCATACCTTGCGGCAACCGGCGGTGTTTGGAGAACGACACCATCTGCCACTGGTTCAACTGGCTGGCTGAGGTGCAAG AATGTCCTCCTCTAACAGTGGTGATGGTGTTTGAGTTTGCTACTGGGGCAACGGTGGTGCCACCCCTTGGGTTTGAGGACACCGCGACCATCGAATTCCTCCACAAAGCGCGAGGGCGTCTCGCTGGGCAGCAGAAGAAAACGTACCCAGAGGCAAACACGTGTGCTGTGACACTAAGGCTCCCTCTTCATAGCACCTACAATACCACATTTCGGTGTTggataaaaacatatttttacgaTACATAA